The genomic segment AGCGCAAGCAGGTAGGGATAGAGCGGCCGGAGAAAGAAGACGTCCGTTCCCCAGAAGTTGCCGGAGACGATGTCGACCGCCCAACGATGGTAGTAGTAGGAGTCGAGCATCTGCGGGCCGATGGTCGAGAACGGCTGCCCGCGCATGCCCAGGATGAACCAGAGGCGGACGAGCAGCGTCAGCGCAAGGGCGACGAACAGCCAGAAGCGGCTCTGACGTTCTGCCGCCCGGACCTCGTCATTCTCAGGCATGGCCGGCCAGTATAGGAGGGGCGCTAGCTCAGGTCAAGCAAACGGACCGAACCGCGCTGTGGCCGATTGGACGGCGCGAAAGGATGAATGACGAAGCTCGAAATCCGATTGAAGCACGAATTGCGGAGAAAGACCGGCTCGCACCTTAGGCTTCGTTCATATTCAATCGTCATTCGGGTTTCGGGCTTCGAGGTTTACCCTCGGTAGTCGTCCCCCCGGCCCCTTGCCCGGCACGCGGCCGATGCGCTCGAGCGTCGCGAGCAGGTTCTTCTGGAACTCCTCGGCCGTATCGATGACCTTGGCCTTGCCCGGATAGATCTCGTACAGCGCGCGGTACCTAGGCTGTGTGAGATTCGGCATCCAGACGTTTGCCCCGCGTTCGAGCCCCATTTCGCGGCCGCGTTCCCGGTTGATCGTGGCGAGCGCCGTGGTGGAAGGGATGTTCGCGTCCGGGCAGAGAAGCCGCGTCAGCGCCACGACCTTCGTCGTCATCGTGTCGGTTGCAGGGACCTGTGCCCGGACATTCGTCATTCGGGATTCGTCATTCGTCATTTGCCCTAGGGGCGTATCAGGGTGCGGCACAAACGGGCCGCAGCCGATCATCTCAAGGTCAAGGTCGCGGAAGAGCATGATGTCGTCGGCCAGGGACTCGTAGGTCTGTCCCGGGATGCCGACCATCACGCCTGAACCCGCCTCGTAACCCATCTCCTTGGCTGCCTTGAGCAGGGCGATACGGTCGCTCACTTCGGTACTGCAGTCCGGGTGAATGCGGCGGAACAGCTCCGGGTCCGACGTCTCGTGCTTGAGCAGGTACCGGTCCGCCCCGGCTTCGCGCCAGGCAGCCAGTTCCTCAAGGCTCCGCTCGCCCAGCGCCAGGGTGACGGCGAGGGGCGTCTCGCTCTTGATGCGCCGAACCAGGTGGGTGATGAAGTCACTGGTCAGCCCGTGATCCTCGCCTGACTGCAGCACGACCGTGCCGTACTCGAGCCTCTGCGCGATCCGGACGCACTCCATCACCTCTTCCTCGCTCATGCGGTAGCGCTCGATCTTCCGGCTGCCGCGGATGCCGCAATAGTGACAATCGCGACGGCAGAAGCTCGACATTTCGATCAACCCGCGCAGGTGCACCTCGTCGCCGACCTGTTCACGCCGCACCCGGTCGGCCTCCTCCCAGAGGAAGCTGAGCTTCCAGTCTTCTTCTTCCTTCAACCAGGCCAGCACCTCGTCGCGGGTCAACCCCTTCGTCTCGGTCCCGCCCCCGCCTTTCCCCTGCAGCAGTCTTATGGCCGCGCCCGCGGCCTGCATGCCCGGTCAGCCGCCTTCCCAGGGATTGAACTCGGAACCGCTCACGACGCACCTCTAGTCGTTACTGGTCTTCGGCTTGGGACACAATCCGAATTGCCGGGCAATTCGGTCATGTCCCGCGCCGTGCGATACACATCGAGCGCGGCCGGGAACGGCTCCAGCGCCCGCTCGAAGATACCAAGGACGTAGGCAATGGACAGACCATAGTTGGTGATCGGCACGCCCGCCTCACGGCATTTGACTACGCGGTTCAGCACCGCGCGGCGGTTGGTCATGCAGGCACCGCAGTGAATCACCAGCCGGAACTGCGACACGTCCGGCGGGAAGTCGTGCCCCTGGTGCGTCGTGAACTCAAGCTTGCCGCCGACCTGCTGCTCGAGCCAGTTCGGGATCTTCACCCGGCCGATGTCGTCGCCGATCGGATGGTGGGTGCAGCTCTCTGCGACCAGCACGCGGTCGCCCGGCCTGAGCCGGTCGATTGCCGTCGCACCGCGGACCATCTCGGTGAGGTCGCCACGGTAGCGCGCAAAGAGAATCGAGAATGAGGTGAGCTTCACATCGGCCGGTGTGTCCTGCGCAACCTTGGCGAAGGCCTGCGAGTCTGTGACTACGAGGTCCGGCTTCCGGTTCAGCCTCGCCAGCGCGTCCTTCAGTTCGTGCTCGCGGACAACCAGTGAAAGCTGCCCGTGGTCGAGCAGGTCGCGGATGGCCTGCACCTGCGGCAGGATGATGCGTCCTTTGGGCGCTTCCTTGTCGATCGGCACGACCAGCACCGCGAGCCCCCGTTCGGGAACGAGGTCGCCGATGATCGATGCCTCCGCCAGGAAATCCTCCGGCGCCACCTCAATCAACGCCTCCCGAATCGCCGCCACGCCCTCGCCGCGCGCGATCGAGGCCTGCACCGAACGGACGCCCTGCTCCCGAAACCGGGCCTCCAACTCCGGCGCGGGCCGGCCGATGTCGCTCTTGTTGAACACAATCAGTACCGATGCCTTCCGTCTCTTCAGTTCGGCAAGGATGCCATCCTCAAAGCCGCCCCACTCGCCGGAGTCGGCCACGATGACGCCGAGGTCAGTCCGGTCGAGCGCCTTCCTGGTCTTCGCAACCCGCTCGGCGCCGAGAGCGCCAACATCGTCAACGCCGGCCGTGTCGATGAAGAGCACCGGGCCGAGCGGCAGTAGTTCCATTGGTTTCTCGACCGGGTCCGTCGTAGTGCCGGCGACGTCCGAGACAATCGACACCTGCTGCCGCGTCAGCGCGTTCAACAGCGACGACTTGCCGACATTGCGACGGCCGAATATCCCGATGTGCAGCCGCATTGACTTTGGCGTCCGTTCCATGACGCTCTACGCTCTACGCACTACGCTTGATGCCGGACCGGTCTGGCGTGCTGCGTGATGCATCAGGCATAGCGCGTTCCTAGAAACACAGGTCGCGTTCATTGGTTGTCCTTATCTTCTCGATGCGCTCTCGCACCGTATTCCGCTTCTTCTCGTCGGGTATCTGCGCCGCTTCCTTCTCGATCAGCGCGAACCCGTCCCGCTTCGTCTCCTCCGACGCATAGTCGGTCAGGTACTCGGCCAGGGTTGTCAGCGAGTTGGGCGTGCAGTAGCGCTTGATGAACCCCGGTATCGAAAACTCCATGAAATGCTCGCCGGTCCGGCCCAGCCGGTAGCAGGAAGTGCACCAGCTCGGCATGTACCCGTCGCGAACCAGCTCGCCCACCACCGCATCGAGCGGCCTCGTGTCGTGCAGCTCGAACTGCTCGCGCTCCAGTTGCTGGCAATCCTCGCCGCGGCACTCCTGGTAAGCGCCCAGCTCGATGCGCGAACCCGCGTCGATCTGGGAGACACCGAGCCGCAGGCCCTCGCGCCGCATTTCCGGAGTCTCTCGGGCGGTAAGTATCATGCCGGTGTACGGCACCGCCAGCCGTAGCACCGCAATCACCTTCTTGAAGTCCTCGTCGCAGACAAAGTGCGTCCGGTCGAGTTCTACGTTGGATGCCACGTTGATGCGCGGGAAGCTGATGGTATGAGGACCTACACCCCAGCGCTCCTCCAGATGGATGGTATGGGTAAGCAACCCCATCACCTCGAAGCGCCAGTCGTACAGACCGAACAGCGCGCCGATACCGACGTCGTCCACGCCGCCCGCCATCGCCCGGTCGTGAGCGGTCAACCGCCAGAGGTAGTCACCCTTGCGCGTGTTCGCGGGATGTACCGCCGCGTAGGTCGGATGGTGGTAAGTTTCCTGAAGAACCTGGTACGTGCCGATGCCGGCCGCCTTCATCGTCCGGTAGCCGTCAACATCGAGCGGCGCGGCGTTGATGTTCACGCGCCGGATCTCGCCCCTGCCTGCCTTGGTCGCGTAGGCTATCTTCACGATGCGCGCCATCTCCTCGGCCGAGTAGTTCGGGTGCTCTCCCCAGACCAGGATCAGCCGCTTGTGGCCTTGGCCCTCCAGCGCCACGAGTTCAGATCGCAGCTCCTCGTCCGATAGCGTCTTGCGCACCACGTCACGATTCGAGCACTTGAACCCGCAGTAGGCGCAGTTGTTGATGCACTTGTCGCCGACGTAGAGCGGCGCAAAGAGGACGATGCGGTTGCCGTAGACGTCGGTCTTGAGTTTCCGGGCCGCGGCAAACACCTCCTGCCACAATTCCGGGTCCTTGATGGCAAGCAGCGCCGCTGCCTCGTCCGGCTCCAGCCGCTTCTTGGCCAGCGACTTCGCCAGCACTTCCCGAACCCGCCCGGCGTCGGGCCGCGCCGCCGCCAGCGTCTCCTCAATCCTCCGGTCGTCGATGAAGTCAGCTACTTCAGCCCTCGAAGCTGTGCTCATCGCATTTCCTCCGGTCCTTCTGCCATTTTGACCTTAGCATTTTGCAGTTTGCATTCTGCATTGCCTTCTTTCCTGCGGAGCGCCGCTTTAACGCTCACGCCCGGAACCGCGCCCAGCTTCCCGGTCATGGCGCCGATCTCGTCATTCGAACCGTCGACGATGACGGAAATGACCGACAGGTTCCGCTCACGGTAGGGAACGCCCATCCGGCCGACAAGAATCCGGCCGTACTGGCTCAGTATCTCGTTCACCTTCGGCGCGGTATCGAGCCGGTTCTCGACGAACACAGCGACGACGCCCAGCCGGTGTTCACCGACAGCATCTGGTTCATTCATGTCGATCCTTCTAAGCTAGGAGTTAGCCGTTAGGAGTTAGGATCTGGAACTGCTAACTGCTCACTCCTACCTGCTAACTCATCTCAGATGAAGCGTTCCCTCAAGACGCAGGCCTACCGATTGACGAATAGCGAGCTACGAATGTCGAATGCCAGGAGACTCGGCAATCGACAATCTCCAATCGTCACTTCCTCGGGGCCCTGGTCCGGGAATTGCTCCGATTCTGATTCCTCCGGGCCGGCAAAGCCTGCCCGTCAGACGCCAGGATGATAATATAGAAAGACCTATATGTCAACGATAGCGGCGACGTCAGGCAGCTTTCGGGTCTCGCTCCGGTAGTCACGCCGCAGGTTCGATCAGCGACAGTCGGCCTGCTGCCGAGATCAATCGCCGACAGCTCGCGGCTGTCGGGCCAGGTCTCCTGTACCGTGATGCAGGCAGAAGACGAGCCCGGCGCCGCCGTTTCATCCGCTTGACGATTCCGGCACTGCCGACCGTTGACACGAGGGGAATATTGGCCATTCTTATGTGTGGGAATGGTGATTCTCGTTTGTAGTGACAGCCGCGTGGGGTGTCCTTGCGCGCGGCCGCGAACGATCTCGGGCAATTCTGAGTCCGCACGGCGCGGCCGTGCCGGAGAGGAGTAGTTGGCCAGCGAGTTCAGCGCGACAGGCCGGACGGTCTGGTATTGGAACCGGGCTGCGGCGTATGCGGTTATTGCGGCACTCCCGCCGATAGTCATACTCGCAGTGGAGTCCGGCACCCTGGCGCGGATACGGGCCATCATCACCGGCACCAATGTCGCACCGCCGCTGCCGTTGCTGTTCATTCCCGGGGCAGCGAACATCTCGCTGGCGTGGGCGATTTTCTTCGTTGCCCTGGCCGTAGTCTACACCCGGGATGCCGGAACCGAGAGCGACGAGCAGGTGGAACAGAGGCCATTCGAGAAAGATAGTGTGGCGGAACGCGAACCGGAGTTGGCGATGGCGGCACCGCGCGCAGAAGCGGAGCGTGAACCCAAGGGTGGGGACGACGTCGCTCTGCCGGCGGTGAAGAATGTTGCGGAGGCCAAGGCTCTGCTCGACAAGGGAAACGAGCTATACACCATGGGTCACTACGAACAAGCAGTAGCCCATTTCGACGAAGCCATCAGACTCCACCCGCGGCTCGCGGGCGCCTGGGCTGCCAAGGGACTTGCCTGCAGTGCTCTGGGCCGGGATCAGGAAGCGATTCGCTGCTATGACGAGTCCCTGAGGATCAACCCGCGCGATGCGGCTGTCTGGGACGACAAGGGCAACTCCCTTTTCGCCCTTGGCCGGTTGGAGGGCGCCCTCAATTGCTTCAACGAGGCACTGATAGTAAACCCTCGCGACGAGAGGGCCTGGTACAACATGGGCATCTGCCTTGCCAATCTCGGCCGCCCGGAGGAAGCCCTCGCTCGCTGCAACAAGGCCACCGATCTTGACCCGTCGTTTGCCGCAGCTTGGCAGGCAAAGGCGCTGGTCCTCGAGCGCCTGAGCAGGACCCGAGACGCGATCGCGGCATACAAGCAGTTCATCTCGCTCGCCTCAGAAAGCGACGCCGCTTCGGCCGAGAAGGTGCGGCAGCACGTCAGCGAGCTCGAAGCTGCCATGCAGCGAGGGGTCTGAACCGGCCGGCCGATGGCCGGCCTCGTCGTCACTGGGAGCTAGTCCTGCGCTGTCGGCTCGTTTCGTCGCTGGCGTACCTGGTCGATGCGGTCCACGAGATCGACAACACCTTCATCCGAAACAGAGGCCTGCTTCAGCAGTTCCTGCAGCCGATCACGGCCGAGCGCTTCATCGCATCGCAGCAGCCCCAGCAGCGCCTGATTCCTGCCGTGGCGCACGCCGACTGACAAGAGGATGGCCAGGGCCTCAGCCAGGCTGGGTACAGCCTGTTCGTGCGCACCCTTCTTCTCCAAGGTGAGTCCGGTGTTTCCGAGCCCGGTAGCCACACCCAGGCGGAAGTCGATTCGGCGGGCCCCGTCCAGCGATTCCTCGTGGGACTTCAGCGCCTTGTCGAGTTCGCCCTTGTCGAGGTAGACGCCGCCGATGCCGCCGAGTCCGACAGCAAAGCCGAGGTTGTCTCCAATCTTGACGGCGATCTCAACTGCTTCTTCATAGTACTCCCGCGCCGCGGCGAGTTGACCCTTGTCGCGGCGGACACTGGCGGCGTTCACCAGGGCGCTGACCACGCCCGGTTCATCGCCGATTCGGCGCGACAAATCCAACGCTCTTTCGTGTGACTTGAGCGCATCGTCGAGTTGGCCCCGGTAGCGCTGGAAAGTGCCGATGTTGCCAAGGCAGAGCGCTACCAGCCGCTGCTTGTCGGACTCCCGGGCAATGGCCAGGGCCTGATTGAGGTCTTCGAGCGCGTTGTCGTGTTGGCCGAATTCGTGACGGACTACACCCATGTTGGCAAGTGCCGAGGCCTTGCCTTCTTTGTCTCCTTCGCTTTCCGACAGGCGGCACGCCTCCCCGAACTCCTCGAGCGCATCAACCAAACTGCCCCGCATGAAATGGCACACGCCGACTTGAACGAGCAGCGGGACAAGTTGCGCCCGGGCGACCCTGACCTTTGCCTCATGGAGAAGCTCGATTGCCTCGTCCCACTGGTATGTTCTCATCGCGGCAAGGCCCGGTTCGAAGGACTGGCTGACCGCAGGCTCCGAACCGCTGAACTCCCCGGCGTACTCGGCCATCCTGTTCAGATCGCGCCGGATCACGTCCTGCCTCACCTTGGCGCCACTGGACTTCTTCGCACGCGGGATCTTCCGACGACGACGAAGGACCGCTATACCCAGAGCTGCGACGACGCCCACGACTATCCCCAGCAAGAACAAAGCTACCGGGTCAAAGCCCGGTTGTACATCGCCGCTCAACCAAGTAAGTATAGCCAGGTGCGGCGCTGCGTCAACCAAGAGGACTCGTATCGAAACCCTCAGAGAAGTCCCGCCGGCTCCGCAGCCCACCGGCAGCGACGTCAAGACTACCATCGAACCCAACTGACCGCCTTCGCTGACTCGTGACCGCAGGCTGGAACCCGCTAGGGAGTCTTCTGCCTTCCGCACGGAGCAGACATCGGGATACGGCACGGCAAGCTGCTCCGGTAATCGTCCTGCGAACAACCGTGCGGGTGGCCCTTCGGGTAGTCAGGCAGATAGCATCCGGCGTAGCGGCACGAATTGCCCGGCTGGTCGAACTCAGGATTGGGTCCCGGGCAGCGCACGAGGTTGGCTCCCCAGCTATCTTGTACGTTGCGAAGGGGTAGGCTGCGCGCATCGCCAGCCGAATGGCGCCCTGAATCGTCCCGAGAATCCCCTTCCGGGCCATGCTGTAGGTAACACCCCGAACCGTCCCCCCAGTGACCCCCGTCACCACCCGTACATCAGCCCCAACTGCATGTGGTTCTGCGTCTTACCCTTCATTCGGACCTATCACCCACATTACACAGAGCAGTATAATGCGGACATGTGCGGGTGCCACTTGAACCGGTCGAAGGAGGCATTCAGGTTCACACCCGAAAGGGGATCGGGTCTACGCGGGCTCAGAGTAGCGGCAGGCGTGGTGGTTGCCGCCGTAAAGAACCGCAGTCCCGGACGACGCGCACGGAGGTAAAGCTCCCTTGAGTACCGACTTGGATTCAAGGGGCGGGCTCTCGCCCGCCCCTTCCTGCATTCTGTCTGCTGTATTCCGACCTCTCGGCAGCCTACCTTGTCACGACGACCTTGCGGATGGCTTGTGGCCTGAGACTTGTGGCTTGTGGCTGTTCCTGCACAAAGTACACCCCCGGCGCCAGCGCCCGCACATCGTTTGCGCCCGGCCTCAGGTCCATCACCTTCCGGCCTGTCGCATCCAGCAAGCTTGCGGCTTGTGGCTTGCGGCTTGTGGCTTCCTGCAGGAGCAGCACCCCCCGGACGATGGTCGCCTCCAGCCTGGAACTGGGGGCTTGCGGCTTGAAGCCATCCTCAGCGCCGGTCACGGACGAATCCCGTATGACGGAGACGGTAGAGCTCTGTTGATTCGCGACGTAGATGCGGTGCTGCACCGGATTCCGGGCTAAGGCACAGGGAAAGCCGCCGACGCTAATCGTCGCGACGACCAAGTCAATGCCTCCGTCAATCACCGTGACGCTACTGCCACCGCCGTTCGCGCAGTAGACCTTGTTGTAGACCGAGTCGTAGACCAGGACGCGAGGCCGGCGTCCGACCGCGACCGTCTTGAGGACCGTATCCGCCGCCGCGTCAATCACCGTAACGTTGTCGTTGTTGTAGTTCGCGCAGTACACCTTGTTGTTGGTCGAGTTGTACGCCACGGCCATGGGCCCGCCTCCCACCGTGATGGTTGTCATCAAAGTGTCGGAAGCGCCATCGATCACCGTGACGCTTCCGGAGGCAAAGTTGGCGCAGTAGACCTTGTTGCCGGCCGGATTGCACACCAGCGCCCAAGGCGTGGCTCCTACCGCGATTGTCTTGATGACCGTGTCCGCGGCCGCATCAATCACCGTGACGTTACCGCTTCCGCTGTTCGCGCAGTAGACTTTGTTGCCGGTCGGACTCCAAACCGGTCCGAGCGGGGTACTCCCGACCGCGATGGTCTTGATGACCGTATCGGCAGTTCCGTCAATCACCGTGACGTTGTTGCTGTTCTGATTGGCGCAATAGACCTTGCCGGTCGAATCGCAAGTCAGACCAACCGGGTTGTCTCCGACCCGGATGGTCTTCAGGACAACGTTGGTGTCCCCCGCAATCACCGTGACTGTATCATTCCCAGGATGGGCACAGTAGATCCTGTTGTTTGTCGGATTGTAGACGATGCCTCGCGGGTCCGTGCCGACCGGGTAGTTGACGACCGGAATCGTACCGACGACGGCGTTGGTATCCCCGGCGATGACCGTAACGTTGTCGCCGGTCTGATTGGCGCAATAGACCCTGTTCCCAATCGAATTGTAGACCAGACCGGAAGGACTGGCTCCGGTCGGCAGATTGGTCTCAAGCCACTGCGCATTGGCCGCCGACAGGCAGCAGCAGACGACCAACAGCACGGCCAAGGGGCATGCGGCCCGGTTGCGGCAAAGGACGTTACGGTTGTGTAGAACACTGACGCGGCGGTCGTCCACAGTGCCTCCTTTGGCTAAACCCGGACTGTGACGCTGTCTACGGACGTATGATTATACTCCCGCCCCGTCGCTGTCAACAACCACCGCAAAGGTGGTTGATGCTTGGTCAATTCTGGATTCTGGTCTCTGGACTCTGACTTCTGAATTGTCCGAACCGGGTTGTGTCTGTTCGGCTACTCGGGCTTCGGGGCAGTGGTCTGGAAGGCGATGATGTCGCCGAGTTGCGTCCTCGTTGACGCGATGACGCCGACCGGCAGCTCAATGGTCTTGGTCCCGCGCCAGGACCAGGCCATGCCCCACGGCTTCACGTTCCGCTTCAGGCCGACGACCCGGTTCTTCTTGTCGAGGAAGACGACATCAATCGCGAAACGCATGCACCACATATGGATGGATGAGCACGGGTCAATGAGCAGACCGGTGTCGGGCTTCAGCCCGCTCCTTCCGAGCAGGCCCTGGCTGCGTGCCGCGAATGACTTGGCGATCTCCAACTCCGAAGCGAGCGCCACGCCTTTGGTGACGTTGATTGCGGCGGTATTCGGCTTCTCGTGCTTCATCACTGCCCCCGGACCTCCACTGAGCCACGAAAGCACGAAGAACACGAAACAGACGGACCCAGGACACACCAAGTCCTCTTCCTCCGATTTCGTGTTTTCGTGGCAGTCAATCTCGGAGTCATGACACTCAGTCGAGCTTGACGAGCTTGTTGATTGCCCGGAACTCGCCCGCGGCCATGCGACAGTAATAGACGCCGCGCGACACGGTTGCGCCCCTCTCGTCGCGGCCATCCCAGACGAGGGAGTAGTGAGCAGGGAGGAGGGAGGAGTTGCAGACAGTCTTCACCAAGGCGCCGGAGACGGAGTAGATGGTAAGGTTCGTCTGCGTCGTGCGCGGGATGCTGAACCGGATGGCAGTCCTGTCCCTGAACGGCGTGGGCCGGGCCCGGTCGAGCGCGAACACGGTGGGCAGCTTGCCCTGCTCCTGGATGCCGCCGCCCGGCCAGACTACGACCGTGTCGGACAGCGTGTCGTTGCCGGCGAGTTCGTCGGTGGCCAGCACGGTGACGCAGCTGATACTGAAGGTGCCGACCGAGTCGGCCGACGAGGTTTCGAATGCGACCGTATCGGTCATTCCGGCAGCAAGCGTCACTTCGACCGTGTCAGCGTATCCCGGGCCGATGTACATCCGGACCGACAGGGTCTCATCGTATGTCCCGTAGTTCTTGACCAGGGCCCGGGGAGTCACGACCGTGCCGGAGTCAACGCTGTCCGGCGGCGCGATTATGCTTCTGACTCCGACGTCATGCAGTCCGGCGGCCTGCACCGGCCCGGTGATGACCACGGCGTAGGGTTGGCGCGCGGTGACGACGTTCTGCGCCGCGACCCGCAGCAGCCACCGGCCCGAGTCCGGCTGGTTCACGCGGAACATCTCGAGCGGGTTCTTGTTGTCAAACGCCCCGCTCGGGTTAAGCCTGGACCGGCCGCTGTCATATAGGTCACCCTTGTAAAAATCGGCGTTCGGCGCCGTCAACTGGCAGTTGAGGTTATTGATGAGCGCGGGATTGGCCCCGGACGCGGCCGCGGTGTCGGTCCAGACCACGGCCACGCGCAGCGACATCGTCGAGTCGAACACGTCGAACGCGAACTCGCTGTAGTCGCCGGTCTCGAGTCCGGTCGTGTCGTCGTAGGCGAGCAGGCGGCGCGTGTCGCTGGCGAAGAAGAGGACCGAGTCGAGGTCGATCCGGCCCCAACCGATATGGTCACTGGGCACGACGTAGCTTTCCACGTTCGGGTCGGCTGAAACGAGTATCATGGCCCTGAGGATGGCGCTGGAAACGTAGCCCCAGGTGTCGGCCGGTGTGGCCGTACCCGACGGGTAGTAGCCCTTGCGCAGGTAGGAACGGCAGAGACCCACGCAACCATTGGTAGCCGGGCTGGCCATACTGGTACCGCCCATCGAGACATAGCTGTTCTGCGTTCCCGCCTCGACCGACATTATGTCTTCACCCGGCGCGGCGATGTCAGGTTTGACGCGGCCGTCGGGTGCAGGACCGGACGACGAGAAGTCGGAGAGCGCCGTGGCGTTCGTCCCGTTCTGGACCGACGCGGCAGCGATGATCGACTTCGCATTGCCGGGCTCGGTAACCTGGTACTGCGCCGAATGCCCCTGGTTGCCGCACGACTTGATGGTCTGGATGTCCTTGTTCTTCCAGGAGAATCGGTCGAAGGTAGCGGCGGCATTCGAGTATTGCCCTTTGGTACCGGTCCACCACGAGTTGCCGATGGTGTGAGGCCGGAGTTCCGGGTTGCGCAGGTCGTTCGTGATCATGTTCAGCGGAACGGTGAAGTCGTCCCCGGGCGGCTGCGGAATCGGCGAGAGGTGAACGATCCGCGCCTGCTTGGAGTGGCCATCATACGCACTGGAGCCG from the candidate division WOR-3 bacterium genome contains:
- the hydE gene encoding [FeFe] hydrogenase H-cluster radical SAM maturase HydE, with translation MTRDEVLAWLKEEEDWKLSFLWEEADRVRREQVGDEVHLRGLIEMSSFCRRDCHYCGIRGSRKIERYRMSEEEVMECVRIAQRLEYGTVVLQSGEDHGLTSDFITHLVRRIKSETPLAVTLALGERSLEELAAWREAGADRYLLKHETSDPELFRRIHPDCSTEVSDRIALLKAAKEMGYEAGSGVMVGIPGQTYESLADDIMLFRDLDLEMIGCGPFVPHPDTPLGQMTNDESRMTNVRAQVPATDTMTTKVVALTRLLCPDANIPSTTALATINRERGREMGLERGANVWMPNLTQPRYRALYEIYPGKAKVIDTAEEFQKNLLATLERIGRVPGKGPGGRLPRVNLEARNPNDD
- the hydF gene encoding [FeFe] hydrogenase H-cluster maturation GTPase HydF gives rise to the protein MERTPKSMRLHIGIFGRRNVGKSSLLNALTRQQVSIVSDVAGTTTDPVEKPMELLPLGPVLFIDTAGVDDVGALGAERVAKTRKALDRTDLGVIVADSGEWGGFEDGILAELKRRKASVLIVFNKSDIGRPAPELEARFREQGVRSVQASIARGEGVAAIREALIEVAPEDFLAEASIIGDLVPERGLAVLVVPIDKEAPKGRIILPQVQAIRDLLDHGQLSLVVREHELKDALARLNRKPDLVVTDSQAFAKVAQDTPADVKLTSFSILFARYRGDLTEMVRGATAIDRLRPGDRVLVAESCTHHPIGDDIGRVKIPNWLEQQVGGKLEFTTHQGHDFPPDVSQFRLVIHCGACMTNRRAVLNRVVKCREAGVPITNYGLSIAYVLGIFERALEPFPAALDVYRTARDMTELPGNSDCVPSRRPVTTRGAS
- the hydG gene encoding [FeFe] hydrogenase H-cluster radical SAM maturase HydG translates to MSTASRAEVADFIDDRRIEETLAAARPDAGRVREVLAKSLAKKRLEPDEAAALLAIKDPELWQEVFAAARKLKTDVYGNRIVLFAPLYVGDKCINNCAYCGFKCSNRDVVRKTLSDEELRSELVALEGQGHKRLILVWGEHPNYSAEEMARIVKIAYATKAGRGEIRRVNINAAPLDVDGYRTMKAAGIGTYQVLQETYHHPTYAAVHPANTRKGDYLWRLTAHDRAMAGGVDDVGIGALFGLYDWRFEVMGLLTHTIHLEERWGVGPHTISFPRINVASNVELDRTHFVCDEDFKKVIAVLRLAVPYTGMILTARETPEMRREGLRLGVSQIDAGSRIELGAYQECRGEDCQQLEREQFELHDTRPLDAVVGELVRDGYMPSWCTSCYRLGRTGEHFMEFSIPGFIKRYCTPNSLTTLAEYLTDYASEETKRDGFALIEKEAAQIPDEKKRNTVRERIEKIRTTNERDLCF
- a CDS encoding CopG family transcriptional regulator, encoding MNEPDAVGEHRLGVVAVFVENRLDTAPKVNEILSQYGRILVGRMGVPYRERNLSVISVIVDGSNDEIGAMTGKLGAVPGVSVKAALRRKEGNAECKLQNAKVKMAEGPEEMR
- a CDS encoding tetratricopeptide repeat protein, with amino-acid sequence MASEFSATGRTVWYWNRAAAYAVIAALPPIVILAVESGTLARIRAIITGTNVAPPLPLLFIPGAANISLAWAIFFVALAVVYTRDAGTESDEQVEQRPFEKDSVAEREPELAMAAPRAEAEREPKGGDDVALPAVKNVAEAKALLDKGNELYTMGHYEQAVAHFDEAIRLHPRLAGAWAAKGLACSALGRDQEAIRCYDESLRINPRDAAVWDDKGNSLFALGRLEGALNCFNEALIVNPRDERAWYNMGICLANLGRPEEALARCNKATDLDPSFAAAWQAKALVLERLSRTRDAIAAYKQFISLASESDAASAEKVRQHVSELEAAMQRGV
- a CDS encoding tetratricopeptide repeat protein, which codes for MVVLTSLPVGCGAGGTSLRVSIRVLLVDAAPHLAILTWLSGDVQPGFDPVALFLLGIVVGVVAALGIAVLRRRRKIPRAKKSSGAKVRQDVIRRDLNRMAEYAGEFSGSEPAVSQSFEPGLAAMRTYQWDEAIELLHEAKVRVARAQLVPLLVQVGVCHFMRGSLVDALEEFGEACRLSESEGDKEGKASALANMGVVRHEFGQHDNALEDLNQALAIARESDKQRLVALCLGNIGTFQRYRGQLDDALKSHERALDLSRRIGDEPGVVSALVNAASVRRDKGQLAAAREYYEEAVEIAVKIGDNLGFAVGLGGIGGVYLDKGELDKALKSHEESLDGARRIDFRLGVATGLGNTGLTLEKKGAHEQAVPSLAEALAILLSVGVRHGRNQALLGLLRCDEALGRDRLQELLKQASVSDEGVVDLVDRIDQVRQRRNEPTAQD
- a CDS encoding YncE family protein; this translates as MDDRRVSVLHNRNVLCRNRAACPLAVLLVVCCCLSAANAQWLETNLPTGASPSGLVYNSIGNRVYCANQTGDNVTVIAGDTNAVVGTIPVVNYPVGTDPRGIVYNPTNNRIYCAHPGNDTVTVIAGDTNVVLKTIRVGDNPVGLTCDSTGKVYCANQNSNNVTVIDGTADTVIKTIAVGSTPLGPVWSPTGNKVYCANSGSGNVTVIDAAADTVIKTIAVGATPWALVCNPAGNKVYCANFASGSVTVIDGASDTLMTTITVGGGPMAVAYNSTNNKVYCANYNNDNVTVIDAAADTVLKTVAVGRRPRVLVYDSVYNKVYCANGGGSSVTVIDGGIDLVVATISVGGFPCALARNPVQHRIYVANQQSSTVSVIRDSSVTGAEDGFKPQAPSSRLEATIVRGVLLLQEATSRKPQAASLLDATGRKVMDLRPGANDVRALAPGVYFVQEQPQATSLRPQAIRKVVVTR
- a CDS encoding DUF192 domain-containing protein, whose amino-acid sequence is MKHEKPNTAAINVTKGVALASELEIAKSFAARSQGLLGRSGLKPDTGLLIDPCSSIHMWCMRFAIDVVFLDKKNRVVGLKRNVKPWGMAWSWRGTKTIELPVGVIASTRTQLGDIIAFQTTAPKPE